Proteins from a single region of Coregonus clupeaformis isolate EN_2021a chromosome 35, ASM2061545v1, whole genome shotgun sequence:
- the LOC121550833 gene encoding hemoglobin subunit beta-like, translating into MVEWTDFERATIQSIFGKMDYDDVGPAALSRCLVVYPWTQRYFGNFGNLYNAAAIQGNPKVAAHGKTVLHGLDRAVKNMDDIKATYAELSVLHSEKLHVDPDNFRLLADCLTIVVAARMGADFTADVQGAFQKFLAVVVSSLGRQYH; encoded by the exons ATGGTTGAGTGGACAGACTTTGAGCGCGCCACCATTCAGAGCATCTTCGGGAAGATGGACTACGATGACGTGGGCCCCGCGGCTCTTTCCAG GTGTCTGGTTGTGTACCCCTGGACCCAGAGGTATTTCGGTAACTTCGGAAACCTGTACAACGCAGCTGCCATCCAGGGAAACCCCAAGGTAGCCGCTCACGGAAAGACCGTCTTGCACGGACTGGACCGGGCTGTCAAGAACATGGATGACATCAAGGCCACCTACGCTGAGCTTAGCGTGCTGCACTCCGAGAAACTGCACGTAGATCCCGACAACTTCAGG CTGCTGGCTGACTGCCTGACTATTGTCGTTGCTGCGAGGATGGGTGCTGACTTCACCGCTGATGTCCAGGGCGCTTTCCAGAAGTTCCTGGCCGTCGTGGTGAGCTCCCTGGGCAGACAGTACCACTAG